One Primulina tabacum isolate GXHZ01 unplaced genomic scaffold, ASM2559414v2 Contig1131, whole genome shotgun sequence genomic window, TTTGGTATTTGGATATTATTTGTATCAATGATCTGACCAatctcaaataataattctgagaCCTTGGAAATACAAATTGTTCCTAAAAAACAATGGAgagagaaaaaaattcaaaaatgggaTTTTCCACTATACTGAACTGTTGATGTAGTATCTAATAAGGGTTAAATCAACAATCAATTAAGTATTCACCTTATTAAAGATCTCTCTAAGAAAGggaaattatatatacataggGAAAGCCGTGTGCAATGAAAAATGCAAGCAGCACGGCTTGGGGGAGGGGTGTTTTCTATATCTAACTAAGATAACAAAGAAATTATCTACTCCATCCGACTAGTTCCGGGTTCGAATCCCGGGCAACCACCGTCATATCGAAATATATAACAGGCATATTTCTTTTTCTAATCTActtcaatttatttattgttattagTTTCGAATAAATCTAGCTAGTTTATTGGTTATTGGGATTGGTTGACACGAACATATAAGTTATGTTATACGTTGAATAACAAGCCCTTGATTTCTATTCAATCTAtaatatagaaaatttgtgtgcTTGGGAGTCCCTGATGATTAAATAAACCAAGATTTTACCATGACTGCAATTTTAGAGAGACGCGAAAGCGAAAGCCTAGTGGGGTCGCTTCTGTAACTGGATAACGCAGCACTGAAACCGTCTTTACATGGATGGTTGGTGTTTTGATGATCCCTACCTTAGTGACCGCAACTTCTGTATTTATTATTTGCCTTCATTGCTGCTCCTCCAGTAGATATTGATGGTATTCGTGAACCTGTTTCTGGATCTCTACTTTATGGAAACAATATTCATTTCAGGTGCATTATTCCTACTTCTGCAGCTATCGGTTGCACTTTTACCCAATCTGGAAGCAGCATCCGTGATGAATGGTTAACAACTGTGGTCCTTATGAACTAATCGTTCTACACTTCTACTTGGTGTAGCTTGTTACAGGGTCGTGAGTGGGAACTTAGTTTCCGTCTGGGTATGCGACCTTGGATTGCTGTTGCATATTCAGCTCCTGTTGCCAGCCGCTAccgctgttttcttgatttacCCAATTGGTCAAGGAAGTGTTTTCTGATGGTATGCCTCTAGGAATTTCTGGTACTTTCACTTCATGATTGTATTCCAGGCTGAGCACAACATCCTTA contains:
- the LOC142535773 gene encoding photosystem II protein D1-like; this translates as MTAILERRESESLVGSLLCIIPTSAAIGCTFTQSGSSIRDECLLQGREWELSFRLGMRPWIAVAYSAPVASRYRCFLDLPNWSRKCFLMAEHNILMHPFHMLGVAVYSAASLFSAMHGSLVTSSLIRKPQKTNPLMKVLALWLST